A segment of the Triticum urartu cultivar G1812 chromosome 1, Tu2.1, whole genome shotgun sequence genome:
AACATGACTGCGCTGAGTAGGTACCGTTGGCCGTCCACCTTCGAAGCAGTCGGTCTGGTTCATTTGAGAGGTTGGTACGGTTCACGGTCTGCTAGATCATCAGGTATTGGCCTATCTCGTGGAGGCCAAGGGCTCCCTGGATATCACAAGCCCAGGAGTTCCTGGCCAGCCCTTCTGCTACCGTCCTTGATTTTTGTTGCCGCTTGGGGATGCACTGGTAGAGCAGCGGGGCGAGCTCGGCGGATGGACTTTCCGCTAAGCCAGTGGTCCTCCCAAAACAGGGCAGACATGCCGTTCCTAATAGCCAAGTTGATGCAACATCTTAAGCAATTGCCTGACAAGGATGAAGTTATCGTGGAGGCTGCGTCCGGTGATGAATGCGTTCTGGTTACGACTAACCAGGCTGTCCAGCTTTGGGGCAAGGCGCAGCGATAGTACTTTCGTGAAGATCTTGGCCACCAGGTGTATCAAGCATATCGGCCGGTAGTCACGTAGCTGGTGGGCGTTAGCACGTTTGGGCAATAGGGTCATGAGGGCTTGGTTAAGCTTGCTGAATCCGCGGCCTCAACTCGTACAGCTGCTGGCAACGTCCCATACCTCCGCGGTGAAGGGCACATCGAGGCTCGCGAGGTTACCCGGATCAATAAGTTGCTCCAAGTCCATCGTGATGTCGCGATTGGCGGACGTGCCCAAGATTCTTTCAAAGTGCTCAAATGCCGTCTGCGCCATCTCGTCATGGTCGGTGAGCACATGCCCATCCACGGCCAGACTGAAAACCAGTTCTTCTGCCATCGGAAGGAGCATTGCCGGTGGAAGAAGCTGGTGTTGGCATCGCCGTCCTTGAGCGTGGTGATGCGCGCACACTGTTGGGCGATGGTGCGGTCAAGGGATGCGAGGCCAAGGTATGTAAACTTGAGTTGCTTCCGCAGCCAATCTTCCGGTGGGGTGAGCACGCGAATCCCCTGTGCCTTGTCGAAGCGCGCAATGAGTTCACGGAAGATGGCCATCCTATCCTGGATGTTGCCTATCGACTTGGCACTCCAGCTGGTGAGGCTGTGGGCCGTGGCCTGCAGGCGTATCATGAGGCGATGGAAGGGGTCCGAGTCATGAACTGAGCCCCAAGCCGTGGCCACCATGTCGTGAAACCCATCAAGTCTCAGCCATAAGTCCTCGAAGTGGAAACGCCGGTGCGTCGTAGGCATGGGGGAGCAGTCTAGCAGAAGCGGGTTGTTGTCCGACACGATGGACGCGAGGCAAAGAAGATGGCACTCACCATGTGCCTCCTCCTAGTCCAAGGTGCAGAGCACGTGGTCCAAGTGCACCAAGGTGGGTGGGGATTGCTCGTTTGACCAAGTAAAACGGCGTCCCTTTAGGTATATTTCCTTCAACGTGAGGTCGTTAACAAGACGGCGAAATACATTGCATTAGTTGCATGATTTGTCGGATCACCAACAACCACACTAATTTTTTGCTAATGGAGGTTTCCATGGTGTTTCCACTCTTAATTCGAATATCTCAACTTACTATAGTGTCGACAATCATCCCTTAGCATTAACAATTTTTTGGGGTGAGAGTGTAGAATGTTACGGGCCCTCGCATCGTCCTCCCGAGGGCGACTCAGGGGTGACTAGGGTTCCCAGTGCTGCTGTGCCCTTCTTCCATCTCCCTTGCCGCCACCAGAGGAGGACGTCGAGAAAGCTTGCGTGGATGCCAGTGAAGGTGGTGGTGAAGCTCGTGTTGCTCCGTTTCTCTAGCAAATGGCTGCAGATGCTGGGGCAGCGGCCCTCGATGGCGTGGCGGTGATGTCTTGGTGGCAGGCGGCGCCCACAGATGCTGGTGGCTGGATCCCTTGGTCGCTTGGGCGGCGAGGAGTCGGCGGGCGGTGGTCGATACGCAAGTCCTTCAGCTTGAGGCCCTAGAGCTGAAGGCACGACCTCCTCCTCGCCAACCTTGGTGCTCGGCAACCTCCGTCGCCGGTACCCTCTTTGGTGTAGGTGTTGCGGGTCTGGGtccgggggaaacccttggcTGGCTGGTTGGGCCACGGCAATGGCGACGCCCAAGGGCACCACTTTCCTCCCTGGAGGTGTGGCTGAGGACTCTTCCTCCCACCCCTCGCCACTTTCCTGAGCGAAAGCTCAAAATCGGCTCTGGATTTGGCGGCGACAGCGACATGCGTGTCGTTTCTCCTTGGAGACGCCATCCGGGGAATGCTGGACTTGGATGAGTGGTGTTGTGGTGTGGAGGTGTCCGGGGGCTTTGAGTCTCTAGCGGCAGCGAGCGATGCTATTTTCTGCAGGTCCGGCGCCTTACCTTTGGTGGTGCTCTCAGCTCCGGTGTGCGTTGGTAATTGGTATGTTCATGTGGGTCGACATCCTCGTCCCTAGGTGGAGATGGTGGCAGTGTTAAGTATGTGATCCGAGTGCCCGGTCCCTCTTTGTGAAGGCTGACCATGTTTTCAATGTGTTCGTTGCCTAGGCTTGGCCCCAGTGCTGTTCTTTCGTGTTTGATTGCTCCTAGTAGCTTTCCCTCCTTGCTTGTGTTTCGGAGGATGGCAGGGCTGCAGTCGGCGTGGTGTGCTTCATGCTAGTCGTTTGTTGTGAAGTCTCCGTGTGGTCGTGAAGCTGGCTCCTTGCCTAATTCTCGGGTGAGCGCCTCTTCTTGCCGACAGTGCGGCGTCTTTCGAGCCAGGACGAGAGGGTAGCGTCCCTCTCTTCCCATGGCTACTGGCTGATCCACTGCTGCCTCTTCTGCTTAGTTGTTTTAGGTTCTTCAGTGTGGTGGCAGCGACAGTTGCAAGCTGTGCTTTCATTTTCTGTCTTGTGCTTGCTGTGTGTATTGCGTTGTAAGCTGCTCTTTCAGCTCCTTGTACCGTTCTGCTGTTGTTTGATATTGGTTTTGTGTAATCCCTGGCCCGTCGATGGCGTGCTCTTCTTGAGCCTTCTTTCTAAAAGAACAAATGTTGAACCAAATTCAGCAGGAAGTTTGGTCTAACAGACAATTAGGGAGATGAGAAGATAAATAATAGAGGGTAATCATGCAGGGATATTCCCGTTGAAGTGAAAAACTTTTAAGTATAATAAAGTTCAATCCGTGATGACCGACAAGAAACCCTCCCACAAACAAAGGCTTGACTTTTAACAATGAGACGAAGTGTGTCAAATTCATTGTTCTTTCTAGGAGACTCCATGGAAACCTATAAGCCTGCAACCATAGCAACACCATCATTTGGGTCCCTAGTGTGTAGTAGAGGGCTCATTTATCCATCGTAAGCATTTATTTACCAATTTTTCATGTCACTGTTACTGAAGACTGCATAGAACAAataccaacaacaacaacaacaaagcctttagtcccaaacaagttggggtaggctagaggtgaaacccatcagatctcgcaaccaactcatggctctggcacatggatagcaagcttccacgcacccctgtccatagctagctctttggtgatactccaatccttcaggtctctcttaacggactcctcccatgtcaaattcggtctaccccgccctctcttgacattctccgcacgctttagccgtccgctatgcactggagcttctggaggcctgcgctgaatatgcccaaaccatctcagacgatgttggacaagcttctcctcaattggtgctaccccaactctatctcgtatatcatcattccggactcgatccttcctcgtgtggccacacatccatctcaacatacgcatctccgccacacctaactgttgaacatgtcgccttttagtcggccaacactccgcgccatacaacattgcgggtcgaaccgccgtcctgtagaacttgccttttagcttttgtggcactctcttgtcacagagaatgccagaagcttggcgccacttcatccatccggctttgattcgatggttcacatcttcatcaatacccccatcctcctgcaacattgaccccaaataccgaaaggtgtccttccgaggtaccacctggccatcaaggctaacctcctcctcacacctagtagtactgaaaccgcacatcatgtactcggttttagttctactaagcctaaaccctttcgattccaaggtttgtctccataactctaacttcctatttacccccgtccgattatcgtcaactagcaccacatcatccgcaaagagcatacaccatgggatatctccttgtatatcccttgtgacctcatccatcaccaatgcaaaaagataagggctcaaagctgacccctgatgcagtcctatcttaatcgggaagtcatcggtgtcgacatcacttgttcgaacacttgttAGACCAAATACCAGTTAAAAAAATATTATCTGCATGAATGATGCGCTGTTGATGAAAACATGGAAATTATATATACTGACAGTCATAATTCAGTCCCAAATTTTCAACATTTTTTACTTCACATATGACATATGTACCATTGATATAAACATACTTCCCATTTGACTGGTAAATCTGAAGACAATCACAGGTAAACCTAAAAGAAATTAAAGCAAATTAGAGGACAGACGTGAAGAGAAGAGGTACAATGCAGTATACCCACAACCGATTTTAGCAGTTGTTTCAGAATACATGCACTTACGAGAGTACTCACTACAGGAATGGTGTTGCATGTCCACACAATGTGAACATTGGGCTCAggaaaactaaggaaaagttcaCAATTATGACTTGGGATTTCATCTAAAATCAAAGGTCAAGAACACAACATTTGAATTAATTAAGCACATCCGCACTTTGAGTTCTGACACACCCATACGTCGTCAACAATCTCCTCTCTGCTGCAAAATACACATTAGAAAACCAAGCTTTTCTGATCTCAAGCCCTACAAGCAGCAGAGTTCATATACTCCATAGATTTTCTTGATCAGACATTAGGGATAAGGCATATTTGTTGTGGGTCCTTGTTATGAACTCAATAGGTCGGAGAATACAGCAGTGAATTTGGGGATTAATGGTTACTTGCGTGTTGAGTTCGGAAAGGATTGCTGGAGAATGGTCTCAAACAGTCTCAAGGAGGATGAACTACTGTGGTGGCCACTCGTAGACGCGTGCATAGGATGCGACGGTGAAGTTAGAGAGTCAACAGGTAAGGAAGGGAAGGAAAACAAAAGGAGGAGTCCATGTGGGAGAGAGCGAGGTTTACTTAATCAAACAGCTACATAGATAACTTGAAGGTAGACCGGATAGATGTTATTTCTCTGGGACAAATTCCCTAGGATTAACGCGAGTCCTCGAAAGGAGCATCTAGTTATTAACTCTAAGATAGTGGTGCCTTGTTACTGTGTTGCAACTTAGCAATAAATCAATTTTAATCAATCTGCCTTGACTCTTGCTGGATCTGTCAGACATCGAATACTTCCAGGCCTGGTTGTGACCATCTGTCTGAGAACTGGCTGTTTACACTAGCGGAGCTAAATAGTTCTCACTACATGTCAGTTTGTATAGAGGACAGCTCCAGAAGTCAAGGTCTGTATATATTTCCAGCTTGGGTAATAACTGTTTGCTTACTTTGTCCTTTCAGTTGCTTCATTGTTGCTGTATATGTCAGGTCCTGAAGACAGTCCAGCATcagtaggattgaaagtatggaAGACCGTGCCATTCGTTGAAGATACACTCGTCTCTGGAACAGAAGCTGTAAAACTTATTGCCTGACTACTGAAACATTGTTGTGAAACACACTTGGTCCAGCACCAATAGGTTTTGGTCTCTGCCCACTGAAACGTCATTTTTCCTGTGTTGGCTCTCTTCTCTTGGTGGAAACATTGTTGGTCTGAACTGCCATTCAATGGCTGGCATTACATTACCGTATGTATCTTCAGAGTTTGTTTGCACAACAATGGCTGGTATTTTTATCAAGGAAAGCACACTCTTAATCTATCTAGAATGTTATATGGGATGCAATGCACTTGAGGTGGTTCTCAGCCACAAATGACGGTCGACAGTCAAGGGGAATGTACTAGGCTTCCTGGAACAATTTAGCTCGTTCTTCAATCTCTAGGACGATGTGACCGCAATAACATCCTCTCCTGCAACAATTCAAGTTCTTTGCCACTGAGCAGTCGTCAACCCACCAAATCACGCATACCAGATCGCCCACATTGTCAAGCACTTTCACCCTATTCTTCATGTTTCAAGTGATCAATCAGAGTAAAAGGTCATTCCAGTTTATGGGGTTCTTGCCGGTTCTGCAATAGTTTGGTCACGTACTCGTCAGCCACAGCCCATACGCACATTGACATTGTGCACTCCAGACGGGAATGCCTTACCCTTGAGGAATCCATGTGACCGTGTATCTTGCATCTCGTGTAGCATGCATTCCTATGAACTACTTCCTCCGTATCGATGCATTAGCCATTTTACGAAAACCATATAGTCTCAAAACACTCAGGGGTGGTGCATTAACTCACCTTATTTCTTATTTCTTGACATGAATAAATgaatcaaccaataagagatgtggggcgtgtatgtttttaatgagtTGAGACTACTTACCACGGCATGCAGTGGTTAATTCATTGCATGCAATGGTATTAATTAGCTAATGAACATTACGCTCTCTTGTTTTCCCTTCGTTTTGGTCCTGATGCACAACGTAAGATGACTTAGACTAcccatagtggggagtaactttagtaacatgcatatgttactagtctatgttactacctgcATAACGAGGAGTAACATATGTATGGTGTCACGCAatacttcatttattaggttatagactcatctTGTTTTGGTATGTGTAATGTTACTCATAGTATGAATAACATACAATGTTACCATATGCCTCTTTTTCCTCATTAATttcttgccacatcatctatcaTCTATTTTACCTAGTTATGTGTGATGTTATCATCTACTTTACTCTCACTATGGAGTACGGAGGGAGTGGCATGATTTTGCCGTGAGGAGTGAGTGCTTGGCAAGCCGCCACAAAAATACCCTGATCTTTGACGGCACTTGGACTCTCCAAAGAGATGTCCAGTTCTTCTCCAACTGTCTTGTTGGAATTCGACGCTCTACCTTCCAGCCACGCCTCCCATCTTCCCTTGGTGCAAGCGAGCATGATGAGAACACTTGTTTGCAAATAGTTTTACTTGTTTTAAGTACCACTTTATTTATTACCTTTAACAAATTTTCCACGGCAATGCGTAGGGATCATCTAATAGTATACAAATAGGTACCTCGATAGAAAAAAGATACGTGGGCTCAATCAGCAGCGGAGAGCGGCATGGAAGTAAGACGGGGCCAATTGATAAGCCAAAGTAATAGCACTggcaaaataaaaaaaattgtctCACATGAGCCAACAATTACAGATTTATTAGGCCTCGTAAGCGAGTTGCGCCGTCCCCTCAGAAGCTCCCCTCCTGAGTTAAGCCTTATTTTTTCTGAGATACAGGTCCATTAATGTACATGTCCAGTGTCTTATACTAGTGTGATATATAGAATTCAATGCATATTTCCAAAGTGCGATGCAATATTGTAGCAATTTGCGGTTAATGTTGTAGCTTGTAGATGTGCAACTAATGTATACATTTATTTTTTGATGCAGTACCATATCTTAAAAAGTTAATATAATTAATCTAATGTTATAGCCCGTAGATGTGCAATTAATGTACACATTCCTTTTTTGATGCAATAATATATCTTCAAGATATATATAATTAATGTAATGTTGTACGCTCGTAGATGTGCAATTAATGTACACATTCATTTTTTTGATACAATACCATATCTTCAAGATATATATAATAATGTATTGTTGTAGCGTGTAGATATGCAACTAATGTACACATTCATTCTTTTCATGCAGTGCCATATCTTCGAGATATAACATATATACAACTAATGTGTGTAAAACGTGTCGATATGAAGTTAATGTACACATTTATTGTTTGATGCTATTTCATATCTTAAAGGTCTAGCCTGTAGATATAAAGTTAATGTACACATTCATTATTTTATACAATATCGTATCTTCAAGATATAGAACTAATGTATGATGTAGCCTCTAGATGTATAATTAATGTATACATTAATTGTCTGACACGGTGCTATATCTTCATGATATACAACTGGTGTATGCGTCTGTATCATCATCTCAAAGAAGGCTATATATACCAAGACATAGCTAGCGAAGTCATGTATCCCACACATTCACAGAAGCCACACAAATCCTATATTTTAGGATTCTAATATCAAAGGGATAGAGAAGGCTCTAGTGTAGGAGATACAAAAGCCATAGCCATGGCGAAACTCATGTGCTTATGTTTCATCATCCTCACTATTGCGGTAGCCGTGTCGGCTGACGAATGTGAGGGTGACCGACAGGCCATGATCAAGGAGTGTGCTAAGTATCAAAAATGGCCAGCAAACCCGAAGCTAGATCCGTCGGACGCATGCTGCGCCGTGTGGCAGAAGGCAAACATCCCATGCCTTTGTGCTGGTGTCACCAAGGAGAAAGAGAAGATATGGTGTATGGAGAAGGTTGCCTACGTTGCCAATTTCTGCAAGAAGCCATTCCCACACGGCTACAAGTGCGGAAGTAAGTGAAATATAATAAGGGAATTACGATGATCGGCATTTCATACATGCAGTTTTGATATTTATTATTCTTTGGAGTCACACGGCTTTGATTTTAGTTATGCATTTTATATGCTTCTTACGCTATTCTGATCATATGTTGGGTCAAATTGAATGGTCTTGCAGGTTACACATTTCCTCCTCTGGCGTAGTGATTCTAGTTTAGCCGCGGGAGGAGAAGCATTGGCTTTTACATTATATGTGTGTGGCCTCACAAGAGCTTCCCTTTCACATTTGTAATTCGTGAGGTTTTACTCATAATAGTTTATGTTAATCACTCTGTATGAGAACGTTTTTGAAACTAATAAAGTCTTCTCCTCAAATTGTCTAAATTATGTTTGTTCATACACAATATTTTTGGTTCTATTTACGGCTCATTGCAGGTGAAGGGATCAAGGATATTAGAAGAAATTACTGTTGTTAAAGCAACAACTTTCATGTGCTTTTTATATCCAAAGTTAATGGGTTCATTTATGGCTGAGCTCAACCAATTTTTCATCTTAGTAACTCTTATTCCTCGACCCTGGCTGATGCAAAGCTCCAAATACAACTTACTTTGCTAAAAGTGAGGAGACTCATGGGGAAGGGGATGAGAAAGATAAATGGCATATTCAGTTAGTTGTATATATGATTTCACACACAAATCTGGTGTAGTTCGATTGTAACGGTTTACTTGGATTTTGCAATGCGTGCAACGTCTGCCTTGTACAATGTATACACTACCAGATTTTTATCACACGAAGTATTTCAACTAGCAGCTAGGCTCCCTTAAGGTTCTTTTTAGCTTATTCTTCTTTAGCTTAATCTTAGATTTTCATTGGCTTGGGCTTGATGATTTCCACGCAGACACCGCGTGGGACTAGGTGGGATGCTCGGGTAGGACTTTTCTATGACATGTATATCACAAATTTGGGCAAGAAGGCTCTACTTTTCGTCTCTGTGACTAAGGGAACATTAATATAGAAACAGTTAGAACGTGCATAGATATACAAGAGGGAGGAGGAGAGTTAAGGACAAAAAAGTAGTTAAAGGTGGACCAAAGGTATCACACCAGGCTACCAAAGTAGCCCTAATTACAGAAGATGAGAAACAGAAGGACCATAGTCTGTTGTCCTCGGCGCAGATGCGCGACTTCTTTCTAATAGAAGACACACACAACATCATCAGCTATCAACGTAATCTGCAAAAGAAGTCTTCATTAGGATAGGCAATTGACAGAGCACACATATGCTTTCTCTGAAAGAGGGTCGACCCCTTTTGGAAAATAACAACTAAAAGGGTCTATGATACATCACTTGTATACACATAGGTCTGCTAGGGAGAATAACCATTTTTGAATTTCAGCCGCGCAACTTGAGAAGCTCTAGTTTCTACTTGTAGCAGCCTGAGTTGATCAATCATCCAATTCTCATCGATGGCAATCATGTTAAGTTGATTTCCTTCACCACTCTCGCATTCAAAACAAAGAAATTGGAAAAGCCAACTTCTTTCTCACCACCTTTGTAATTCTTCAACACCATTACTTTGAGATGGTTCTCAAGGCATTTCACTGGATTTAGTAGTGGGTCAGACTGAGGATGCAAGTTCTTCATCTTTGCCTTCAAATAC
Coding sequences within it:
- the LOC125545871 gene encoding uncharacterized protein LOC125545871, producing the protein MAKLMCLCFIILTIAVAVSADECEGDRQAMIKECAKYQKWPANPKLDPSDACCAVWQKANIPCLCAGVTKEKEKIWCMEKVAYVANFCKKPFPHGYKCGSYTFPPLA